GAGTCTCCCTTGGGGCGGAGGTTTCAACACGTACGGCGGGGAGACGATTTCGTTCCAGAACATCCTGAAATCGGACAATTCGGCGTGGACCAGCACTGTGACGAGGCAAACTGGTGGCCAGGTTGTTACCAATGACTTCGACTTGGGTAAGCCACCATTGGATGATGGGGGATGCCGTGTAGTAATACTGACTTGAGGTGCCTACTCCAGCCGATAAATCTTTCAATCAAGTGCTCTTTGCCATTGAATTGTGAGCTTCACCCGATGTCAAACAACGGATTGTCGACTAATGTTCTTTAGGTACGACGTCTCATGGGACTTTGGTCCACTAGCATTCGACAACGTTGTAATTGTATGTCCAACTATATCCCAGCGTCAATCAGGGAACCCAATTGACAACCTTCAGACCTCCACTGGCAGTTCAGATTCAAGTTGGTGCACCAGCTTGCCGCAGAATTACAACTCCGCGACCAACTATACCATCACCGGCACGAGTGCAAGTGTGAGCGGCGACACAGTCACTTGCGATATTCAGTCAGTTGTGCTCAATGCACCGGCGTGAGAGACGAGCCTAGGTATTGCGACCATAATTGGTAACATTATGTTATTCTAGAGGGGCGATCCTCTGCGCTCAACATAAGGGGCTATCAAGAAAAGCCAGCTCAACGCTACATATCAGCCCGCAGCCTCATccatctctttctctctcataTCTATCTTAGTCATGATTAGACGTTAATCAACGAATGTATGTGAATCAAAGGATTGATCTAACGGAAGACCCGCCGCGGTTCACATCATTGCGTGCCCAACAGAAGCAGTAAACGCTCAGTGGGACAAGCAGCGATGAAGCAGCTCAGGGGGCGGGAACCTGGGAGGGGTTCCACCAAGGGTAGAAGCGTTCGCCCTCGGCCAGGGACTTGAGAGTACATGCGGAACCCTCGCAGCCGGCGCCGATCTGAGAGGTGCCCCACCAGTTGACTTCCGCGCCGAGCCACTGCACAGTGAAGAGCATGAGAATGCCCGAAAGTGCAATGCCGGCGGAGAAAGAGGCCGACAGGACAAAGTTATACTTGGACCAGAAGGCCAAGTAACGGGTTCGGACGTAGATCCAGGACAGCCAGGCGATGGGGACGGCGGGCCAGGCGTAGGAGAAGCTGTACGGAGCCCAGTTGATGCCTCCGTAGAAGAGAGCAACAGGGTGGAACTGGCGGAGGTAGCGGTTCTTGGGGTAGAACTTGATGAGGTAGTAGAACAGGACCGGCAGAATGATGCCCAAGGGGAATCCGAGCAGGAGGTAGTTGTACTGTCCCTGGTGACCGAAGACTTTGATGGGCCCAATGGTACCCCAGAGCACGGCAGCGGTGAAGAAGGTGTTGGGACCTGGGCAGAAGAAACGCATGGGCGCATCGGGAGTGCAGACGTTGGGGATGTTGATTTGGAAGTTCATCACACCGGTGCAGACGAACGTGGAGATGAGAGTGGCGACCATCTGGCAGGCAAAGGTCTGACGGGGAGGGATCTTAAGGTAGTGAGCCACCTTTAAGTCGTTGGCGAAGTGGACGGCATGGGCGCATGTCACGTAACTAATCAAACGCTATTAGAATCAGGCGTAATCAAAAGGATTGAGAGACTTTTAGGACTTACCCGAAAGACTTGAAGAAGTTCATGGCCAGAGCATTGCCCTGGACCCACATACCACCGATGAACTCAGCCAGAACATTGAGGGTAACCTCAATACCTGTCATGGCCTTGATGATTCCGATAGGAATGACGAAGATAACAGCTAAGAAGATACCGTAGGGAACAACGCCTGGCGTGGTGTAGGTAGGCCACGCCGCAACACCCGCAAAACCGAAGCCCGCAGCGACGATGAGCGTGCCAAGGTACCACCACTCGGAAACTAGAGAAATAATCAGTGTTTGCCGCATTTAGTTGCTGTGGGAAGCAACTTGCCTTCGGGATATGCAGCCATGAGACGGTTGTGGACATCCTTGTACTCGCCAGAGTCCTCGCCTTCGGCAACGGTCTTCTTCTGGCGGCGAATGCTCGCCCACATGTTCTTGAAGCCCATCACAATCTCGTAGCGGTGGAAAATCGCAACGTGGGTGACAGCAGCAGCGTATAGGGCAAAGAACGCGCCATAGACCAAGGTGTTGGCGGCTGCGAGGTAGGCAGCTGAGTAGTTCATGTACTTCTCGTGGTCATACATGCCGCGGTCATCGAGAGCGCGCGAGACGTTATAGAGGTTTCCGAAATGGTCAAAGACACGGTTTGAGTTGATTGGGAGGTAAGCGGTGTTCCACGCGTTCGTGTAGTAGAGACCCATAATCACGAATCCAAGCAGCCACATGCCGAGGGTACGGTTGAAAGTGGAAAAGGCAGGGACCATCTATTTAACATCAGCGAAGCCCGGAATAAGACGTCATGAGAGGACCAAATAGCACTTACCAAGGGATCGACACTATCGAAAAGCCTATACCGAGGGAATCAAGTCAGCGAGAAGTTCATTTGGATACGAGTAGTGCATGGTGAGCCGAGAAGAGTCCACTCACATGACGTTCCAGTCAAAGGTAGGCCAGGGGTTGAACATTCCCAAGCCATTGCGGAAACCTGTCAAAATCTCCAAGTTGTGGTTGTCGGGCGAGATCCAAGTCATCCAGCTGAAGAAGGTGAGGACTTCAAAGATGTAATTGGGGAACCAGAAGTACACAAACATTGCGGCAAAGGACCACAGGAAGAACTTGTATCGAGTCATCGAGTACAGTCTCTTGAATGGTCCCGGGACCGCAATATTGTTTTCGTTGTGGAGCGCCGAGTTGAGGGCGATGGTGACGAGAGACGCTGGCCACACGCAGTACGA
The Colletotrichum lupini chromosome 6, complete sequence DNA segment above includes these coding regions:
- a CDS encoding OPT oligopeptide transporter, coding for MFIYRCVPRCRVWSCVVASCSTPRSNFTTAQSVMANDEKNDSPVSPIDIGRDQGVLTDEKLAAGAHTEELHRLNSEEEAFESHLNVTEDDLIEAKAVAATLSLEGVRKMMETVLRIHNRDPNFPHSVLMKIHEFLDNQDVFERPEKHEQLIWEMKLEAALITNNSPYAEVRAVVDNKDDPSLPCGTIRAWTIGVFFSVFLAFINQLFSIRQPLISIESNVAQLLAFPLGKAWEKFMPNTIFSVFGYKIPLNPGRFNKKEHMLIAIMANTAKSLPYTQYIVWTQVLPQYFNQPYAKSFAYQILIALSTNFIGYGLAGLTRRFIVYPSYCVWPASLVTIALNSALHNENNIAVPGPFKRLYSMTRYKFFLWSFAAMFVYFWFPNYIFEVLTFFSWMTWISPDNHNLEILTGFRNGLGMFNPWPTFDWNVMLFDSVDPLMVPAFSTFNRTLGMWLLGFVIMGLYYTNAWNTAYLPINSNRVFDHFGNLYNVSRALDDRGMYDHEKYMNYSAAYLAAANTLVYGAFFALYAAAVTHVAIFHRYEIVMGFKNMWASIRRQKKTVAEGEDSGEYKDVHNLSEWWYLGTLIVAAGFGFAGVAAWPTYTTPGVVPYGIFLAVIFVIPIGIIKAMTGIEVTLNVLAEFIGGMWVQGNALAMNFFKSFGYVTCAHAVHFANDLKVAHYLKIPPRQTFACQMVATLISTFVCTGVMNFQINIPNVCTPDAPMRFFCPGPNTFFTAAVLWGTIGPIKVFGHQGQYNYLLLGFPLGIILPVLFYYLIKFYPKNRYLRQFHPVALFYGGINWAPYSFSYAWPAVPIAWLSWIYVRTRYLAFWSKYNFVLSASFSAGIALSGILMLFTVQWLGAEVNWWGTSQIGAGCEGSACTLKSLAEGERFYPWWNPSQVPAP